In the Marinomonas algicola genome, one interval contains:
- the tgt gene encoding tRNA guanosine(34) transglycosylase Tgt, with product MEFEVSAKSGKARRATLRFPRGNVETPAFMPVGTYGTVKGMLTKDIEEIGADIILGNTFHLWLRPGTDVIKAHGDLHDFTQWKKPILTDSGGFQVFSLGDMRKITEEGVSFQSPINGSKVFLSPEISMQVQRDLGSDIVMIFDECTPYPATEQRAAESMRMSLRWAERSKKEHGDSPAALFGIIQGSMYDTLRDESLEGLVGIGFDGYAIGGLSVGEPKDEMMSVLDYITPKMPEDKPRYLMGVGKPEDLVEGVRRGVDMFDCVMPTRNARNGHLFTSVGVVKIRNAKHRHDTAPLDNECDCYTCKNFSRSYLHHLDKCQEMVGAQLNTIHNLRYYQNLMSGLRKALDEGRFDAFVDEFYAKRGLDTPALVG from the coding sequence ATGGAATTCGAAGTGTCAGCGAAATCGGGTAAAGCGCGTCGCGCAACACTGCGTTTTCCTCGAGGTAATGTGGAAACGCCTGCGTTTATGCCCGTTGGAACGTATGGTACGGTGAAAGGAATGCTAACTAAAGATATTGAAGAAATTGGTGCGGATATCATTCTTGGCAATACGTTCCATCTTTGGTTGAGACCAGGGACTGATGTTATTAAAGCGCACGGTGATTTGCATGACTTTACTCAGTGGAAAAAACCTATATTGACGGATTCTGGTGGTTTTCAGGTATTCTCTTTGGGGGATATGAGAAAAATTACGGAGGAGGGTGTAAGTTTCCAATCTCCAATAAATGGATCAAAGGTCTTTTTGAGTCCGGAAATATCGATGCAAGTACAAAGAGATCTTGGTTCGGATATCGTAATGATTTTTGATGAATGTACCCCCTACCCAGCGACAGAACAAAGGGCGGCTGAGTCAATGAGGATGAGCCTTCGTTGGGCTGAGCGCTCTAAGAAAGAGCATGGTGACAGCCCTGCTGCTTTATTCGGCATCATTCAAGGGAGTATGTATGATACGCTAAGAGATGAGTCTCTAGAGGGGTTGGTCGGTATTGGTTTTGATGGTTATGCAATCGGTGGCTTATCTGTTGGCGAGCCAAAAGATGAGATGATGAGCGTTCTCGATTATATTACACCAAAAATGCCAGAGGATAAGCCTAGGTATTTAATGGGTGTGGGAAAACCGGAAGATTTGGTTGAGGGTGTGAGGAGGGGGGTAGATATGTTTGATTGTGTCATGCCAACTCGTAATGCTCGTAATGGGCATTTATTCACTTCCGTAGGCGTTGTTAAGATTCGAAATGCAAAACATCGGCATGATACGGCTCCTTTAGATAATGAATGTGATTGTTATACTTGTAAAAACTTTTCTCGGTCATATCTACATCATTTGGATAAGTGTCAAGAAATGGTTGGTGCTCAATTAAATACCATACATAATCTGCGTTATTATCAAAATCTTATGTCTGGATTGCGTAAAGCGCTCGATGAGGGTAGATTTGACGCGTTTGTTGATGAGTTCTATGCCAAGCGTGGGTTAGATACGCCTGCTTTGGTAGGGTAA
- the yajC gene encoding preprotein translocase subunit YajC has product MIALISPAYAEGGAPADAGIFNIVLLVGFVIIFYFLMWRPQAKRAKEHKNLLSTLAKGTEVVTNGGVLGKVTRVDDNYVALEVSDGVELKFQKAAVAAVLPKGTLKSI; this is encoded by the coding sequence ATGATCGCATTGATCTCACCGGCTTATGCTGAAGGTGGCGCACCTGCAGATGCTGGTATTTTTAATATTGTATTGCTAGTTGGTTTTGTTATTATTTTTTATTTTTTAATGTGGCGCCCACAAGCAAAGCGTGCAAAAGAGCATAAAAACTTGCTGTCTACATTGGCGAAAGGTACAGAAGTGGTAACAAATGGCGGCGTTCTTGGAAAAGTGACGCGTGTTGATGATAATTATGTTGCCCTTGAAGTATCTGACGGTGTCGAGCTTAAGTTTCAAAAAGCAGCCGTCGCTGCAGTGTTACCTAAAGGAACGCTGAAATCTATCTAG
- the rluF gene encoding 23S rRNA pseudouridine(2604) synthase RluF produces the protein MTETSATRLNKFISESGFCSRREADKLIEQKRVRINGRVPELGTKVLSGDEVSVDGKQITPSSSNKSDRTYIAYNKPVGITCTTEKHVRGNIVDAIGHKERIFPIGRLDKPSEGLLFLTSDGDIVNKILRAGNNHEKEYLVTVDKPFGDRFVKRMSQGVPILDTVTKPCVVVPQSRTMFKIVLTQGLNRQIRRMCEYLGYDVVRLKRTRIMNVRLGGLKPGEWRDLTDEEMQQINSAVRNSKKTADA, from the coding sequence GTGACTGAGACATCAGCAACCCGTTTAAATAAGTTTATTAGTGAATCTGGTTTTTGCTCACGACGAGAGGCTGATAAACTTATTGAGCAAAAACGTGTAAGAATTAATGGTCGTGTGCCTGAGTTGGGGACAAAGGTGCTTTCAGGGGATGAGGTGAGTGTGGATGGCAAACAGATTACCCCTTCATCCAGCAATAAGTCGGACCGCACTTATATAGCGTACAATAAACCTGTTGGTATTACCTGTACTACGGAAAAGCACGTTAGAGGAAATATTGTTGATGCAATTGGTCATAAGGAGAGGATATTTCCAATAGGGCGTCTTGATAAACCTTCAGAGGGATTACTCTTTTTAACCAGCGATGGTGACATTGTTAACAAAATTTTGCGAGCGGGCAATAACCATGAGAAAGAATACCTTGTGACAGTTGATAAACCTTTTGGCGATCGTTTTGTTAAAAGAATGTCTCAAGGTGTTCCTATCTTAGATACAGTGACTAAGCCCTGTGTTGTGGTGCCTCAAAGTCGTACTATGTTTAAGATCGTGTTGACCCAGGGCTTAAATAGGCAAATACGCCGTATGTGTGAATATCTCGGCTACGATGTGGTTAGGTTAAAAAGAACTCGAATCATGAATGTTCGTCTTGGAGGGTTGAAGCCAGGCGAGTGGCGTGATTTGACAGACGAAGAAATGCAGCAAATTAATAGTGCTGTTAGAAATTCTAAGAAAACAGCTGACGCATAA
- a CDS encoding ClpXP protease specificity-enhancing factor: protein MTPKRSYLLRAAYEWVADNDLTPYLLVDANHKSAVVPVEFVQDGQIVLNIGMGAVRDLLMDQTGVSFSARFSGKPMQVFVPIEAALAVYAKENGDGLFFPEEEFPGDSDPTPPSEPKKEKGFTLKVVK from the coding sequence ATGACACCAAAAAGATCGTATCTACTCAGGGCGGCCTATGAATGGGTTGCTGATAATGATTTAACGCCATATTTATTGGTTGATGCAAATCACAAATCAGCCGTCGTTCCCGTTGAGTTTGTGCAGGATGGGCAAATTGTGTTGAATATTGGTATGGGGGCGGTTCGAGATCTCTTAATGGATCAAACAGGGGTTTCTTTTAGTGCAAGGTTCTCTGGAAAGCCTATGCAGGTTTTTGTCCCTATTGAGGCCGCTTTAGCTGTATACGCTAAGGAAAATGGCGACGGTTTGTTTTTTCCTGAAGAAGAGTTTCCAGGAGATTCTGATCCAACGCCACCATCTGAGCCAAAGAAAGAAAAAGGCTTTACCTTAAAAGTGGTTAAGTAA
- the queA gene encoding tRNA preQ1(34) S-adenosylmethionine ribosyltransferase-isomerase QueA, with protein sequence MRVSDYRFDLPDSLIARYPTEVRTSSRLLQLNGMTGELSHRSFGQILDLVRPGDLMVFNNTRVIAARVFGQKASGGKLEILVERLLTPFEILAHVRSSKSPKEGSDILLGTDKSESIPVKMLGRQGALFHLKFDEPVLDVLDRVGHMPLPPYIERPDEEFDKERYQTVYNAKPGAVAAPTAGLHFDDEILQKLRDKGVNIAFVTLHVGAGTFQPVKVEDVEDHQMHAEYIEVDQEVVDLVTKTKSSGGRVIAVGTTSVRSLESASQSGTLQAMTGDTSIFIYPGYKFKTVDAMVTNFHLPESTLIMLISAFAGYAEVMQAYSAAIEEKYRFFSYGDAMFITRNPEAFGPESEE encoded by the coding sequence ATGCGAGTTTCCGATTATAGGTTTGATTTACCGGATTCCTTAATTGCGCGCTATCCTACTGAGGTGCGTACATCCAGTCGCCTACTTCAATTAAATGGTATGACGGGTGAATTGAGTCATCGTTCCTTCGGGCAAATTCTTGATCTGGTTAGGCCGGGCGATTTGATGGTGTTTAATAACACTAGAGTAATTGCAGCTCGTGTTTTTGGGCAAAAAGCATCTGGTGGAAAATTGGAAATATTGGTTGAGCGCTTGTTAACGCCTTTTGAAATCTTAGCCCATGTTCGATCCAGTAAATCACCTAAGGAAGGCAGTGACATTCTTCTCGGTACGGATAAGAGCGAATCTATTCCTGTAAAAATGTTAGGTCGTCAAGGCGCCTTGTTTCATCTTAAGTTCGATGAGCCAGTGCTTGACGTGCTTGATAGGGTTGGTCATATGCCGTTACCACCTTATATTGAAAGGCCAGATGAAGAGTTTGATAAAGAAAGGTATCAAACTGTTTATAATGCAAAGCCTGGAGCCGTTGCGGCTCCAACAGCAGGGCTTCATTTTGATGATGAAATTTTGCAGAAGTTAAGAGATAAAGGGGTTAATATTGCTTTTGTTACATTGCATGTTGGCGCTGGAACGTTTCAGCCAGTGAAGGTGGAAGACGTAGAAGATCACCAAATGCACGCGGAGTACATAGAGGTAGATCAGGAAGTTGTTGATTTAGTTACGAAAACTAAATCTTCTGGCGGTCGAGTTATTGCGGTTGGTACAACCAGTGTTCGTAGTTTAGAGTCGGCAAGTCAATCTGGAACTTTGCAGGCTATGACGGGTGATACAAGTATTTTTATTTATCCTGGATATAAATTCAAAACAGTAGATGCCATGGTGACAAACTTTCATCTACCTGAGTCAACTTTGATTATGTTGATTAGTGCATTTGCGGGTTATGCTGAAGTTATGCAAGCGTATTCGGCCGCTATTGAAGAGAAATATCGTTTTTTTAGTTATGGCGATGCCATGTTTATTACCCGGAACCCTGAGGCTTTTGGGCCGGAGAGTGAGGAATGA
- a CDS encoding penicillin-binding protein activator yields the protein MRIITLSLFAVLLSACNAIEVQQKTTPTHQATTAEEQTSFDTLISLAQSSNNQDIAANYFLRAAQVAVEEGNYIIAHQILKDNVINLNTTSTFDGLLLAASVSNLQDRALNALSYLSKAKRFPIANHPSNTNKISLLRSESLEGLENWPAATKERLKLNLSLPLEEINANQQQLWSNVQNLTDSEITYLQNSNDSILNGWLFISSILRHNASTTAKQLNQFTLWQQQNPFHPAAITPPKDFLVLSSIDELAPKSIALLLPLTGKLSNASRAILDGFLYAYYNQPQPRAELHLIDTTTVDSMAIALSNANLHNPDIIIGPLEKQHLAELSYLELEKPVIALNRLDFQNLKPNLFHFSLDARDEIIELIRFAQNEGAKTAAIISTEETWALRQADDFKSLAESNDVELLTQLSYENAPKSRQDTIKKLLLVTESQKRKKWLETTLSEDVTSTERSRQDLDYIFFVGRLDDAKQIRPLLDFYFASDIPLLSTSTINNKQLSELTKREDIERIIFNELPSILKENPNDNLFKSNDSIFIKRLKSLGQDAHLLANRFTVFQQVSNAKMSGSTGILSLDSQQVFNKRTELVTYKQGSLTNVMETKPGELTSP from the coding sequence ATGCGCATCATAACACTATCTTTATTCGCTGTATTGTTAAGCGCCTGCAACGCCATTGAAGTTCAGCAAAAAACCACGCCCACACATCAAGCTACGACAGCAGAAGAACAAACTTCATTTGATACCCTAATTTCTCTTGCGCAATCCAGCAACAATCAAGACATTGCAGCAAATTACTTTCTCAGAGCCGCTCAAGTTGCAGTAGAAGAAGGCAACTACATTATTGCCCATCAAATACTTAAAGATAATGTAATCAATCTAAACACCACTTCAACCTTTGATGGTTTACTTCTTGCCGCCTCGGTTAGTAACTTACAAGACAGAGCCCTTAACGCCCTGAGCTATTTATCTAAAGCGAAAAGATTTCCGATAGCCAACCATCCAAGCAATACAAATAAAATAAGTTTACTGAGAAGTGAATCTCTTGAGGGTTTAGAAAACTGGCCAGCCGCAACGAAAGAGCGACTAAAATTAAATCTATCCTTACCTCTAGAAGAAATAAACGCCAATCAACAGCAACTTTGGTCTAATGTACAAAACTTAACCGACTCAGAAATAACATACCTTCAAAACAGTAACGATTCGATTTTAAATGGTTGGCTGTTTATTAGCTCTATTCTGAGACACAACGCCTCGACCACAGCAAAACAACTTAACCAATTCACACTATGGCAACAACAAAACCCCTTTCACCCAGCCGCTATCACACCACCAAAAGACTTTCTAGTCTTATCAAGCATTGACGAACTAGCACCAAAAAGTATCGCCCTCCTTCTGCCACTTACAGGTAAGCTAAGCAATGCATCTCGCGCTATTCTTGATGGCTTTCTGTACGCTTATTACAATCAACCGCAACCTAGAGCCGAGCTCCACCTCATAGACACAACAACAGTAGACTCCATGGCGATAGCGCTTAGCAATGCCAACCTACACAACCCTGACATCATCATTGGCCCACTTGAAAAACAACATTTAGCAGAGTTATCCTATTTAGAATTGGAAAAACCGGTCATTGCACTCAACCGACTGGATTTTCAAAACTTAAAACCAAACCTATTTCACTTTTCTCTTGACGCTAGAGATGAAATAATCGAGTTGATTCGCTTCGCACAAAACGAAGGAGCTAAAACAGCCGCTATCATCAGCACAGAAGAAACCTGGGCACTTAGACAAGCCGATGATTTCAAATCCCTTGCAGAAAGCAATGATGTGGAACTGCTTACACAACTTAGTTACGAGAACGCCCCAAAAAGCAGACAAGACACCATTAAAAAATTACTGCTAGTTACTGAAAGCCAGAAACGCAAAAAATGGCTAGAAACCACGCTTTCTGAAGACGTAACATCTACTGAGCGCTCAAGACAAGACTTGGATTACATTTTTTTTGTCGGTCGCTTAGATGACGCTAAACAAATCAGACCCCTTTTAGATTTTTACTTTGCCTCAGACATACCACTGCTATCAACCAGCACTATTAACAACAAACAACTTAGTGAGCTAACAAAAAGGGAGGATATTGAGCGCATCATTTTTAATGAACTGCCCTCAATTCTTAAAGAAAATCCTAATGACAACCTTTTTAAGTCAAATGACTCAATTTTTATAAAGCGACTTAAATCACTCGGACAAGATGCTCATTTACTTGCAAACCGATTTACGGTTTTTCAACAAGTATCCAATGCAAAAATGTCTGGGAGCACTGGGATTTTATCACTGGATAGCCAGCAAGTTTTCAATAAAAGAACTGAACTCGTTACCTATAAACAAGGAAGTTTAACAAATGTTATGGAAACAAAACCGGGAGAACTTACTTCCCCTTAA
- a CDS encoding DEAD/DEAH box helicase: MSFESLGLHALLQKTVDNLEYKQATPVQNQAIPSILNGHDVVAGAQTGTGKTAAFVLPILHRLLNADAESMGELNKVPDVPKIKALILTPTRELAQQVYKSCITYSKETNIRSVVAYGGASINTQIAELKEGADILVATPGRLLELTFKKLVDLREISVLVFDEADRMLDMGFMAEVSRILKRLPEKKQTLLFSATFNDEVYALSKSLMSSPVYIEVGERNQAATKVDQVVYAIDSGRKRAFVSYLIGSKNWQQVLVFTRTKQGADDLAKEMNKDGLEAQSIHGDKSQGARDRVLSDFKAGRLRALVATDVAARGLDIPSLEQVINFELPYNAEDYIHRIGRTGRAGKAGLAISLVSAKEQYLLKDVEEQMGETIVQQWYPGFEPDLNADEVSSKKHRSGNSKKRARDKAIQSSKRKSRK, translated from the coding sequence ATGAGTTTTGAATCTCTTGGTCTGCACGCATTGTTGCAAAAAACCGTTGATAATTTAGAGTATAAGCAGGCAACCCCAGTACAAAATCAAGCCATCCCCTCTATTTTGAATGGTCATGATGTTGTGGCAGGGGCTCAAACGGGCACAGGTAAAACCGCAGCATTTGTCCTGCCAATTTTGCACAGGTTGCTTAATGCCGATGCTGAGTCTATGGGTGAATTAAATAAGGTGCCTGATGTTCCAAAGATTAAGGCATTGATATTGACCCCCACTCGCGAGTTGGCACAGCAGGTTTATAAAAGCTGTATAACTTATAGCAAAGAAACGAACATACGATCGGTCGTGGCTTATGGTGGGGCCAGTATTAATACTCAGATCGCTGAGCTTAAGGAGGGGGCGGATATATTAGTAGCAACACCTGGTCGATTGTTAGAGCTAACGTTCAAGAAGTTGGTTGACCTTAGAGAGATAAGTGTTTTGGTATTTGATGAGGCTGATCGAATGCTGGATATGGGGTTTATGGCTGAGGTGAGTCGAATACTAAAGCGCTTGCCAGAAAAAAAACAGACATTGCTTTTTTCGGCCACTTTTAATGATGAGGTTTACGCGCTAAGTAAGTCTCTGATGTCATCGCCAGTTTATATTGAAGTGGGAGAAAGAAATCAAGCCGCCACAAAGGTGGATCAGGTAGTTTATGCTATTGATTCAGGTCGTAAAAGAGCGTTTGTCTCGTATTTAATTGGTTCGAAGAATTGGCAACAAGTACTTGTCTTTACTCGTACTAAACAAGGTGCGGATGATCTGGCAAAAGAAATGAATAAAGATGGTCTTGAGGCGCAGTCTATTCATGGGGATAAATCTCAAGGTGCTAGAGATAGGGTGTTAAGCGATTTCAAAGCCGGTCGTTTAAGGGCGCTTGTGGCTACCGATGTAGCGGCTCGTGGTCTTGATATTCCTAGTTTGGAGCAAGTTATTAATTTTGAATTACCATATAATGCTGAGGATTATATCCATCGTATTGGTCGTACAGGAAGGGCGGGTAAGGCGGGTTTAGCTATCAGTTTGGTGTCAGCAAAAGAGCAATACTTATTAAAAGACGTTGAAGAACAAATGGGTGAAACTATAGTGCAGCAATGGTATCCAGGTTTTGAGCCTGATTTAAATGCAGACGAAGTTTCTTCGAAAAAGCATCGTAGTGGTAACTCGAAGAAGAGGGCAAGGGATAAGGCGATTCAGTCCTCTAAACGGAAAAGCAGAAAGTAA
- a CDS encoding DUF2986 domain-containing protein produces the protein MNRRKKIKQILTKKSKKANEKNLPKSKTKYIAKADRITTLPTQQDDITNEGAIAIE, from the coding sequence ATGAATCGTCGAAAAAAAATCAAACAGATATTGACTAAGAAATCCAAAAAAGCCAACGAAAAAAACTTACCCAAGAGCAAAACTAAGTACATAGCTAAAGCAGACAGAATCACCACTTTACCCACACAACAAGATGACATAACAAATGAGGGAGCCATAGCGATTGAATAG
- a CDS encoding glutathione S-transferase N-terminal domain-containing protein, which yields MGVIAKRSSMTFFSDGEDHYSHRVRIVLAEKAVTVDIIDVDPFNKPDELADINPYNELPALIDRDLVLYEPNVMMEYLDERFPHPPLLPVYPVARAESRLFMYRIQRDWAKLADLILVSKNAEEVAVAQKELREGLMNVAPIFEEKPYFMSDEFTIVDCCMAPILWRLPILGVEIPKDQAKHLHKYMDLLFSRESFIESLSEAEQEMRLD from the coding sequence ATGGGTGTTATAGCTAAACGCTCCTCAATGACTTTTTTCTCTGATGGAGAAGATCATTATAGTCATCGAGTACGAATAGTATTGGCTGAAAAAGCAGTCACGGTTGATATTATTGATGTTGACCCATTCAATAAGCCAGACGAATTGGCTGATATAAATCCATATAACGAGCTTCCAGCTTTGATTGATAGAGACTTGGTTTTATATGAGCCAAATGTAATGATGGAATATTTAGATGAGCGTTTTCCTCATCCTCCATTATTGCCTGTTTATCCGGTTGCGCGTGCTGAAAGCCGTTTGTTTATGTATCGTATTCAAAGAGACTGGGCGAAGCTTGCTGACCTTATATTGGTAAGTAAAAATGCTGAGGAAGTCGCCGTTGCTCAGAAGGAGTTGCGTGAGGGTTTAATGAACGTAGCGCCAATTTTCGAAGAGAAGCCTTATTTCATGAGTGATGAGTTTACAATTGTTGATTGTTGTATGGCTCCGATTTTATGGCGCCTTCCTATCTTAGGTGTTGAAATTCCTAAGGACCAAGCTAAGCACTTACATAAATATATGGATCTTTTGTTCTCAAGAGAGTCATTTATTGAGAGTTTGTCTGAGGCTGAGCAAGAAATGCGTCTCGATTGA
- the rsmI gene encoding 16S rRNA (cytidine(1402)-2'-O)-methyltransferase, with product MVSHSSDEARGALYIVATPIGNLEDFSVRAINTLKKVDYIAAEDTRHTKRLLNHFDIDTRLFSLHDHNERDKASYIAELLSQGVSVALVSDAGTPLISDPGYHVVSHLRNEGFTVVPVPGASALIAALCASGLPTDQFYFAGFLPAKTKSRKEVMASWKTQPGTVVFYESTHRIMESMKDLAEVFGSSAKLVLAREITKTFETFLSGSADEILQRFSDDANQLKGEFVVMLDHREESDSESEELENRRILSILLEDLPVKQAAQLAAKITGHKKNALYQIALELQS from the coding sequence ATGGTATCACATAGTTCGGATGAAGCGAGAGGTGCTCTATACATTGTTGCCACTCCTATAGGGAATCTAGAAGATTTTAGTGTGCGTGCAATCAACACTTTAAAGAAAGTTGACTATATTGCGGCGGAAGATACACGCCATACAAAGCGGTTATTAAATCATTTTGATATAGATACCAGACTGTTCTCTTTACATGATCATAACGAAAGGGATAAGGCATCCTACATTGCTGAGTTACTTTCTCAAGGTGTTTCTGTGGCGCTGGTTTCTGATGCCGGTACGCCATTGATTTCAGACCCTGGATACCACGTAGTAAGTCATTTGCGCAATGAAGGGTTTACTGTTGTTCCTGTTCCTGGGGCTTCTGCTTTAATTGCGGCCTTATGTGCATCGGGTTTGCCGACGGATCAATTTTACTTTGCAGGTTTTTTGCCTGCTAAAACGAAATCTAGAAAGGAAGTGATGGCTTCTTGGAAAACACAGCCTGGTACTGTTGTGTTCTATGAATCTACACACCGAATTATGGAATCAATGAAGGATTTGGCTGAGGTGTTTGGGTCGTCTGCTAAGTTGGTTTTAGCGAGAGAGATTACGAAAACGTTTGAAACATTCCTTTCTGGTTCAGCAGATGAAATATTACAACGTTTTTCTGATGATGCAAACCAGCTGAAGGGTGAATTTGTCGTGATGTTAGATCATCGAGAAGAGTCTGATAGTGAGTCAGAAGAGTTGGAAAATCGTCGAATATTGTCCATACTTTTAGAGGATCTTCCTGTTAAGCAAGCGGCTCAATTGGCTGCAAAAATTACAGGGCATAAAAAAAATGCACTTTATCAAATCGCATTAGAATTGCAGTCGTAA
- a CDS encoding DUF1456 family protein has product MTNNDVLRKVRFIFDFNDEKMIKLFALGGREVSRAEVSDWLKQDDHENFKECEDVALASFLNGLIVDKRGAKEDGAIVEAEPRLTNNQIFAKLKIALNLKAEDILELIEMANFKISRHELSAFFRRPTHKHYRECKNQVLRQFLQGLQLKLRPDVLNNEK; this is encoded by the coding sequence ATGACGAACAATGATGTACTGCGAAAAGTGCGTTTTATTTTTGACTTTAACGATGAAAAAATGATTAAGCTTTTTGCGCTTGGAGGGCGAGAGGTTTCTAGGGCTGAAGTAAGCGATTGGTTGAAACAAGACGATCATGAAAACTTTAAAGAATGTGAGGATGTTGCTTTGGCGAGTTTTCTAAATGGCTTAATCGTCGATAAAAGGGGGGCTAAGGAGGACGGCGCGATCGTTGAGGCAGAGCCGCGTTTAACAAACAATCAAATTTTTGCAAAATTGAAAATCGCTCTAAATTTAAAGGCTGAAGATATTTTAGAGTTAATTGAAATGGCGAATTTCAAGATTAGCCGTCATGAACTGAGCGCTTTTTTCAGAAGACCGACCCATAAGCACTATCGTGAATGTAAAAATCAAGTGTTGAGACAGTTTTTGCAAGGGCTACAATTGAAGTTGCGCCCTGATGTATTAAATAACGAAAAGTAA
- a CDS encoding YraN family protein — protein sequence MLWKQNRENLLPLKKINGDQAELLAKQFLEEQDLIFIAKNFSCRFGEIDLIFTDSKSIIFTEVRYRSTQFRGSAAESITPSKRKRIVKTAQYWLKEKQLELSPIRFDAILFDGEVSKHNLNWIKAIF from the coding sequence ATGTTATGGAAACAAAACCGGGAGAACTTACTTCCCCTTAAAAAAATCAATGGCGATCAAGCTGAACTTTTAGCAAAACAATTTTTAGAAGAACAAGATCTGATTTTTATTGCGAAAAATTTTTCATGTCGATTTGGAGAAATTGATTTAATTTTTACAGACTCTAAAAGTATTATATTTACAGAAGTAAGATATCGATCCACTCAATTTAGAGGCTCGGCGGCTGAAAGCATCACCCCCTCTAAACGAAAGAGAATAGTTAAAACGGCCCAATATTGGCTAAAAGAAAAACAATTAGAGCTATCACCCATCCGATTTGATGCAATCTTATTCGACGGAGAGGTTAGTAAACATAATTTAAACTGGATAAAGGCAATATTCTAA
- a CDS encoding SIS domain-containing protein — MDFQETIYTQFAQSFEAQQQAFENLPPHIEHAAHVIFNSIAAGNKVICCGNSTGSYLSQYFNTLLIDRMDRERPGLPSISLSSEGTAILAISHNDSYHDVFSKQITALGNAGDVLFVVANRGNTSPIIQAIQAAHERKLHVVALTSPEAKNVSSLTSQDDTEIKINLLGAARVHECQTLVIHTLVELIERQLFGYED; from the coding sequence ATGGATTTTCAAGAAACGATCTATACTCAATTTGCCCAAAGCTTTGAGGCACAACAACAAGCTTTTGAAAACCTCCCACCTCATATCGAACATGCTGCACATGTTATTTTTAACAGCATTGCCGCTGGAAATAAGGTTATTTGTTGCGGCAATAGCACAGGCTCCTATCTATCACAATATTTCAACACTCTCTTAATTGATAGGATGGATCGAGAAAGACCTGGACTCCCTTCCATAAGCCTTAGCTCTGAAGGTACAGCCATTCTCGCAATCAGCCATAACGACAGCTATCATGATGTTTTTTCAAAACAAATTACAGCCTTAGGTAACGCTGGTGACGTCCTGTTTGTAGTGGCTAACAGAGGCAACACATCCCCCATCATTCAAGCTATTCAGGCCGCTCACGAACGAAAACTGCACGTCGTTGCACTAACGAGCCCAGAAGCCAAAAATGTCTCCTCTTTGACATCGCAAGATGATACAGAGATTAAGATAAATCTTCTGGGGGCGGCTAGGGTTCATGAGTGCCAAACCTTGGTCATACATACTTTAGTTGAACTTATCGAGCGCCAACTGTTTGGCTATGAAGACTAA